In Lagopus muta isolate bLagMut1 chromosome 6, bLagMut1 primary, whole genome shotgun sequence, one DNA window encodes the following:
- the ERO1A gene encoding ERO1-like protein alpha — translation MAAGGALLRALGFATLLLPAAPRGSPGSAERRCFCQVTGHLDDCTCDVETIDAFNNYKLFPRLNQLLESDYFRYYKVNLKKPCPFWDDDSHCGIRDCAVKPCPSDEVPDGIRSASYKYSEEANSRAEECEEASRLGAVDESLSKETQQAVLQWTWHDDSSDSFCEADDILSPDAEYVDLLLNPERYTGYRGPDAWKIWNSIYEENCFKPQNVKRPLASGRGDDGGQMFYKWLKGVCIEKRAFYRLISGLHASINIHLSARYLLQDTWSEKKWGPNVTEFQQRFDEVLTRGEGPRRLKNLYFLYLIELRALSKVLPFFERPGFQLYTGNQSHDADIKSLLLEVLHLAKSFPLHFDENSFFAGNKKEAAKLKEEVRLHFKNISKIMDCVGCFKCRLWGKLQTQGLGTALKILFSENLIEKIPESGPSYGFQLTRQEIVALFNAFGRISTSVRELENFRTLLRTMR, via the exons GTCACTGGCCATTTAGACGACTGCACGTGTGATGTAGAAACCATCGATGCCTTCAACAACTACAAGCTGTTTCCTAGGCTGAATCAACTTCTGGAAAGTGACTATTTTAGATACTACAAA GTGAACCTAAAGAAACCCTGTCCTTTCTGGGATGACGACAGTCACTGTGGAATAAGAGACTGCGCTGTCAAACCCTGCCCGTCT GACGAAGTCCCTGATGGAATCAGATCTGCAAGTTACAAG TACTCAGAGGAAGCCAACAGCCGTGCTGAAGAATGTGAAGAAGCCAGCAGGCTTGGGGCTGTGGATGAGTCACTGAG CAAGGAaacccagcaggcagtgctCCAGTGGACGTGGCACGATGACTCTTCAGACAGCTTCTGTGAAGCTGATG ACATCCTTTCCCCCGACGCAGAGTATGTGGATCTGCTCCTGAACCCCGAGCGCTACACTGGCTACAGAGGGCCGGATGCCTGGAAGATATGGAACAGTATTTATGAAGAAAACTGCTTCAA gcCTCAGAATGTGAAAAGACCTTTGGCATCTGGTAGAG GAGACGACGGAG GGCAGATGTTTTACAAGTGGTTGAAAG gTGTCTGCATAGAGAAACGAGCTTTCTACAGGCTCATTTCTGGTCTCCATGCAAGCATCAACATTCACCTGAGCGCCAGGTACCTCTTACAAG ATACGTGGTCAGAGAAGAAATGGGGCCCCAATGTTACGGAGTTCCAGCAGAGGTTCGACGAGGTTCTCACCAGAGGGGAAGGCCCCAGAAGACTGAAGAACCTGTATTTTCTCTACCTGATTGAGCTGCGGGCTCTATCCAAAGTGCTGCCCTTCTTTGAGCGCCCAGGTTTCCAGCTGTACACAGGGAATCAAAGCCACGATGCAGACATCAAGAGCCTATTGCTGGAAGTTCTCCACCTGGCCAA gtcttttccactGCATTTTGACGAAAACTCCTTCTTTGCAGGGAATAAAAAAGAAGCTGCTAAACTAAAG GAGGAGGTCAGGCTACACTTCAAGAATATTTCCAAGATAATGGACTGCGTTGGCTGCTTCAAGTGTCGCCTGTGGGGGAAGCTGCAG ACACAGGGCCTGGGCACAGCGCTGAAGATCCTCTTTTCTGAAAACCTGATAGAAAAGATTCCTGAGAGCGGCCCTTCCTATGGATTCCAGCTGACGAGACAAGAAATCGTGGCTCTGTTTAATGCTTTTGGAAG GATTTCAACAAGCGTCAGAGAACTGGAGAACTTCAGGACCCTCCTACGAACCATGCGGTGa